The DNA sequence AGCAAGACCCCGAGCGTCGCCGCGAGCACCGCCTGCGTCCCGATCCGATCGCCGAAACGCTCCTCGATGTCGTGCCGCAGCAGCACCCCGTATCGATAGATCATGACGAGGGCCACGATGAAGTAGAGCATCATGAGGCTCGAGAACACCACGTAGGTGAGATTCCAGCTGGCGTAGGCCCCGTTTCGCTCGGATCGCAAGGCAAGCAACTGGGCTTGAAACCGGTAGACCGTTGCGCTCAGAAATCCGACCCCCCCCTCGCGCTCGGCGAGACGGGCCAGACCCCAGTAGGCGGTGGGGAGATCGGGGTCCAGCTCTCGAGCCACGTCGAAGCGCTCCCTCGCCTCTTCGAATCCACCCTGTTCAACCAGGGTCAGCCCGCGATAAACGAATGCCATCGCCACGTCGTGAAGGTTGAACGCGTTTCGCTCCACTCGAAGGCGTTTGATCTCGTCGAGCATGCGGCCGGCTGTCTCCACGTCCCCCGACGTTTCGGCGAGAAGATACCGACGCCAGTAGTGCTCGAACGACGTGTGGAGAGAGATGGGGATCTCTTCCTCGGCCCCGACTTCGGCCCCCGCGCGCGCGGTGCCGAATCCGGTGCAGCCCAGGACGAGCAGCCAACCGATGGCAGCCGTCCGGACAGGTGGTCGCACGAGTCCGCGCATGCGTCGGTGTCGACGCACGTTTGGAGCCCTCGACTTCGCTTCAGTTTCGGCTTCTGGGTGCGAAGGCACCTACCGTAGTCTCCTTCAGGACCTCGATCGCGGAAATCTCAATATCTTGTGAAGATGACAGGATTCCCCGTCCACGTTGCCGGGCTCATGGACTCTCGGTTCCGAAGCCGGGGTCAATAAACTAAGATAACATGCCGTCATGGGTGGATCAACACACACCAATAACCGTATCTTTCGTCTTGTCAGCGCTTTAACGTGCCCCCGCACCTGGCTCACGCGGGAGACGGCGTGAGTTCGGGCCGGGCCTTCGAGGAGCTCCTTTCTCTGATGGCGCGCCTCCGAGGCGAGAACGGCTGTCCTTGGGATCGGGCTCAAACCCAGCAATCGCTGCGGCCTCACGTGATCGAGGAGGCTTACGAGCTCGTCGAAGCGATCTCCCAAGGACGCCCGGATTCCGTCCGTGAGGAGCTGGGTGATTTGCTCCTGGAGGTGGTCTTCCTGACGCAGATCGCGACCGAGGAAGAAGCGTTCTCCATGTCCGAAGTCATCGGTGAGATTCACGAGAAGCTCGTCCGCCGACATCCCCACGTGTTCTCCGACCTGCCCGCAGCCAACCGTGACGAGGCCCTCGCGAGGTGGGAGGACGCCAAGTCGCGAGAGAAGCCCAGGCGCGAGTCG is a window from the Vicinamibacteria bacterium genome containing:
- a CDS encoding MazG family protein, giving the protein MSSGRAFEELLSLMARLRGENGCPWDRAQTQQSLRPHVIEEAYELVEAISQGRPDSVREELGDLLLEVVFLTQIATEEEAFSMSEVIGEIHEKLVRRHPHVFSDLPAANRDEALARWEDAKSREKPRRESVLDGVPRSFPALTRAQKLTSRAAQNGFDWHSGAEVRA